From the genome of Micromonospora lupini:
AGCAGATCGACAACGGCGACTTCAGCGCCGGCGTGAGCCCCTGGTTCTCCTTCGGCACCGGCGCGCTCGCGGTCACCGACGGCCGGCTCTGCACCACGGTCCCCGGCGGGCTGGCCAACCCCTGGGACGCCGGCATCGGCCAGGACGGGGTACCGCTGATCGCGGGCGCCGAATACACACTCGGCTTCGCCGTCTCCGCCACCCCCGGCGCGGCGGTCAAGGCCGTGCTGCAGCTCGGCAGCGCCCCGTACACCACGTACGCGGCCGTGGACGCCACCGCCACCGGCACCGCCCAGCGGGTCGAGCAGACCTTCACCGTCCCGGACGACAACCCGAACGCCCAACTGATCTTCCAGGTCGGCGGCAGCGCGGCCGCGCAGACCATCTGCCTCGACGACGTCTCGCTGCGCGGCGGCGAGCCTCCCGCGCCGTACGAGCCGGACACCGGGCCACGGGTGCGCGTCAACCAGGTCGGCTACCTGCCCGGCGGCCCGAAGAACGCCACAGTGGTCACCGAGGCCACCGGGCCGCTGCCCTGGCAGTTGCGCTCCGCTGCCGGCGCCGTCCTGGCCAGTGGCACCACCACCGCGCGCGGCGTGGACGCCGCCTCCGCCCAGAACGTGCAGACAGTCGACTTCTCCAGCTACCGCACGCCCGGCAGCGGGCTGACCCTGACCGTCGACGGCGAGACCAGCCACCCGTTCGACATCTCCGGCACCCTCTACGACCGGCTGCGCGCCGACTCGATGCAGTTCTTCTACGCCCAGCGCAGCGGCATCGCGATCGACGGTGACCTGATCGGCGACGAGTACGCCCGCCCCGCCGGCCACCTCGGTGTGGCCCCCAACAAGGGCGACACCAGCGTGCCCTGCCAGCCGGGCGTCTGCGACTACTCCCTCGACGTGCGCGGCGGCTGGTACGACGCCGGCGACCACGGCAAGTACGTGGTCAACGGCGGCATCGCCACCTACCAGCTGCTCAACACGTTCGAGCGGACCAAGACGGCGGCCACCGCGGCCGGCGGCGCGGGGCTGGCCGACAGCACGCTGCGGGTGCCCGAGCGTGGCAACGGCACCCCGGACATCCTCGACGAGGCCCGCTGGGAGCTGGAGTTCCTGCTGCGCATGCAGGTGCCGGCCGGCAAGCCCCTCGCCGGCATGGTCCACCACAAGATCCACGACCAGAACTGGACCGGGCTGCCGCTCGCCCCGCAGGACGACCCGCAGCCGCGTGAGCTGCACCCGCCGTCGACCGCGGCCACCCTCAACCTGGCCGCCACCGCCGCCCAGTGCGCGCGGCTGTTCGCCCCCTACGACGCGGCATTCGCCGGCCGCTGCGCCACTGCCGCGAAGACTGCCTACGCCGCCGCCAAGGCCCACCCCGCGGTGTACGCCAGCCCCACCGACGGCACCGGCGGCGGCGCCTACGACGACGGCACCGTCACCGACGAGTTCTACTGGGCGGCAGTCGAGCTGTACCTCAGCACCGGGGAGCAGACCTACCTGACCGACCTGAGCGCCTCGCCGCACCACACAGGTGACGTGTTCGACCCCCGGGGCTTCGGCTGGCAGAGCGTCGCGGCGCTCGGCCGCCTCGACCTGGCCACCGTGCCGAACGGACTGCCGACCGCCGAGCTGACCCGGGTCCGCGCCTCGGTCACCGGCGCCGCCGACGCGTACCTCGCCGAGCTGCGCCGGCAGGCGTACGGGCTGCCGATGCCCGGTGACGCCAACAGCTACTTCTGGGGCGGCAACAGCAGCATCATCAACAACGCCATCGTCCTGGCGACCGCCTTCGACCTGACCCGGAACGCCACGTACCGCGACGGCGCCGTCCAGGCGATGGACTACATCCTCGGCCGCAATGCCCTGAACATCTCCTACGTCACCGGCTGGGGCGAACACAACGCGCAGAACCAGCACAGCCGGATCTTCGGCCACCAGCTCAACCCCGACCTGCCCCACCCGCCCGCAGGCTCCCTCGCCGGTGGCGCGAACGCGGCCCTGCAGGATCCGTTCGTGGCGCAGTTGCTCGCCGGATGCGCGCCGCAGTTCTGCTACGTCGACGACATCAACTCGTACTCGACAAACGAGGTCGCGATCAACTGGAACTCGGCGTTGGCCTGGATCTCCTCGTTCCTCGCCGACCAGGGCGAGGCCGGGGCGGTGCCGGCGACCACCTGCTCGGTGAGCTACGCCAACTACGGCGCCTGGCAGGGCGGCACCGGATTCACGGCGCAGTTGACCGTGCGCAACACCGGCGCCACCGCAGTCAACGGCTGGAGCGTGCGGTTCGCGTTCACCGGTGACCAGCGCGTCCGCGAGGCGTGGCTCGCGAAGGTCACGCAGGCCGGCGCGACGGTCACCGCGAAGAACGAGTCGTACAACGCCAAGATCGCACCCGGCGGCACGGTGACGTTCGGCTTCAACGCGACGACAGGCGGCGGCGCCAACCCGAACCCGGGCCTGGTCACCGTCAACGGAAACGCCTGCTCGCTGTCCTGAGCGCGCACGGGCTGGTGGCCGTCCTCCCTCGGCGGCCACCAGCTCGGCTGGACCCCCGTACCGACGATCGCGAGCATGGATGGACGAGCGTGGATCCTGGCCGCGGCGGCAGCGGCCCTACTGCTTGCCGCCCTGCTGGTCGTCGCACTGCGTCGCCGCCGTCGTACCCAGGCCCACGGGCCTGACGAGACGATGCGCCGGGCCCGCCAGGCGATCAGGGCCAGCGGGTACGAGCAGCGCCGTCAGCGCCGTGGCAGCCTGCGCGGCAAGGGCTACGGCGGAGACGACAACCAGGCGTCAAGCAGTGGCGTCGCCAGCGACTCCGGCGGGATGCCCTGACGTCAGCTTCCATCATCGAGTGACGTGCGGAGGTCCGGACCGCGCCGAGGTTCGGGCCGTTTCGGCGTACGTCAGGGTCCCCGTCTCGCGCCTCGTGGGGTCGGTGCTCGGTAGTCAACGCTTCCCCTTTCCCCAGCCACACCGTTCCCCCGGCCCACACGGCGGCAACCGGTGAGGGCTCTTCCGGTGAGGGATCCGGTCACCTCATCGGAGATCGATGACCAGAATTACCTGTCTTCGGAGGTGGAGCCGTGCCGATGGACGACGGACCCGTGACGCCAGCGCTGCTGATCTGGACCGCACAAAGGGTGCTCAACCAGCACCACAAGCCGCCGAGCCGCTGCGCGCAGTGCCAGGACAACGGCTGCGGGATGTTGACGTGGGCGCGGAGCGCGCTCGATGCGCACCACAGATGATCGAGCGGGAGCCGGCCCGGTCGGCGTGGGTGCCGATGGTGGCCGTGCGGACCACCGCGCGGCCCGCGGATCGTGCCAGCGCTGCCGGCCGGACGAGAGCCGGCGCGCTGACGTGGGCACACGACCGAGCGAGGGAGTACCGGGCCGCCGACGACCGGCCAGCCGGCTGAGGATACCGCGACCACGAGTCGCCGACGTTGTCGTACACCTGTTCTATTCTCGGTCCATGTTCGAGGAGCTGGCGCAGGCGCAGGCGGCGATCGCCGCCTGCGTCGACGCGCCGGCCTGGGCTCTCACCGAGCCCGACCTCGTCGCGGCTCTCGACGCCGCGCACCGGCTTGAGCAGCGTCTGGCGGCCGTGCAACTGACCCTGGTGCGTGAGCTGGACGGCCGGGGCACGGCCCAGGCGCAGGGCGTGTCCTCGACGGCCGTCTGGCTGCGCGACCGGCTACGGCTCACGGTTCCCGCCGCCCGCCGAATGGTCGACCTCGCCGGCGCGCTTGACGCCGGAGCACCGGGGGTGCGGGCCGCCCTGGCCAGTGGGGCCATCAGTGTGGAGCAGGCCCGGGTCATCGGCGACACGGTCGGCACCGTGCACGCCGCCGCCGGCGCCGAGGCCGCCGACAAGGCTGTCGGTGTGCTCGTCGAGTGGGCCGGGCAGTTCGAGCCGACCCTGCTGCGCAGGCTCGGCACCCGGATTCTCGACCACGTCGCCCCGGAGGTCGCCGAGGCGGCCGCCCGGGCGGCGCTGGAGGCGGAGGCCCGCCGAGCCGCCCGAGATCGTCATGTCACCCTGTCCGAGCTGTCGGATGGCCGCCTGCGGTTGAGCGGCAGCCTGGACGCCGAGGCCGCCGGCCTGCTGCGCGCGGCGATCGACCCGTTGACGGCACCATCGGGCCCGGACGATTCGCGCAGTCCCGGGCAACGACGCCACGACGCGCTCGCCGACCTCTGCCGTCTCAGCCTGCGTACCGGCGAGCTGCCCGAGCACGGCGGGGAGCCCGCCCAACTCGTGGTCACCACACGCTTCGACGCGCTGGCCCGGCACCTCGACGTGGGAACCCTGGACACCGGCCTCCGACTCACTCCGGAGACGGTCCGCCGTCTCGCCTGCGACGCGGCGGTCCTGCCCGCTGTCCTCGGCAGCGCCGGTCAGGCACTGGACGTGGGCCGGCAACGCCGCCTCGTCACCGGGCCCCTACGACGCGCCCTGGTCCTGCGCGATCGCGGCTGCGCCTTCCCCGGCTGCGACCGCCCGCCACGCTGGTGCGACGCCCACCACATCAGACACTGGGCCGACGGAGGTGACACCAGCCTCGCCAACTCGGTGCTGCTCTGCGGCCACCACCACCGGCACGTCCACCGCGGCGAGTGGGCCGTCCGCCTCGGCCGCGACGGTCACCCCGACTTCGTCCCACCGGCCTGGCTCGACCCCGACCAGGTCCCCCGCCGCAACCTCTACCACCGGCGCACGTGACCACTGCCCCATCCCGGGCGTACGGCGACGTGGCGAACGCCGCTGCCCAGCGGACGACGCTGGCCGTCCCGCAACACCCTTGTGGACTCTCGCCAGCTTGACGGCAGTCGAAGCCGGCGGCCGGCGCGCAGGAGAGAGCGCGAACGTCAGAGGTGCGCCCGACCAGCGACGTCGTACGTAGGCCGGCATCGTGCGGCCGGCATCGCGCGGACGGCATCGCGCCGACGGCATCGCGCCGACGGCATCGATCGGCCGGCCAGCGCCGTCCGGGAGCGGTCAGCCGATCTCCTCGTCGACGAAGCACCAGCGCCAGTCCTCGCCCGGCTGGGCCGAACGGATCACGGGGTGGGTGGTGGCCGCGTAGTGCTTGCTCGCGTGCTGGTTCGGCGACGAGTCGCAGCAGCCCACCTGCCCGCAGCTCAGACAGGTGCGCAGGTGCACCCAGTAGGTGTTGCCGATGGCCACGCAGTCGGCGCACTCGTCGGGGGTGCGCGGTTCGGCGGTGCCCGCCTCGGTCAGGTGCTGACAGCTCACTGCTCGACCTCCTGCCGCAGCAACGACTCTTCCAGGTCCAGGTCACGATAGGCCCGCACCAGCACCTCCTCAGGAATTCGACCGGAGTCCCGGGCGGCCCGGAACACGTCCCGCTCGGCGTCGATCATCTGTTGTCGGAGCCGACCGTACGCCTGCGACGGGGTTTCCCGCTCGTTGCCACCGAGCCGTTCCCACGCCATGTTGGTGCGGTCGTCAAGCACCCGGCGCAGCCGGTCCACCACCGGCGCGGGCGCTCCCTCGGCCAGCTCCTCCAGCCGGTCCCGAGCGGCCCTGCTGGCCTGCTGCTGTACCCCGGCGGCCGACAGCGCGTCCTGCACCGGGTCGTCCTGAGGCAGTTTCAGGCGGCGGGCCACCAACGGCAGGGTGGCGCCCTGGCCGACAAGCGTGACCACGATCACCGCGAAGGCCAACCAGATGAACAGGGCCCGGGGGTACGGCTCGTCGTCGGCAAGGGTCAGCGGCAGGGCCAGGGCGGCGGCGAGCGTCACCACGCCCCGCATCCCGGCCCACCCGATGATGACCGGGATCTTCGCCGACGGGGCCGGGTCGCGGCGACGGATCCGGGGAACCAGCCGCGCCAGGTAGGTGGCCGGGAAGAGCCAGACGAAACGGGTCAGGAAGACGGTGGCGAGCACCGCGACGGTGATGACGACGAGCGAGCCGGCCGGCTCGTCCAGGTCGCGCACCACCTCCCGCAGTTGCAGCCCGACCAGCAGGAAGACCAGTCCCTCCAGCAGGAACCGGACCAGCCGCCAGAACGCGCCGACCTGCAACCGGGAGGCCGCCGAGAGCAGTTGGGACAGCTTGTGGCCGAGCGCCAGCCCGGTGACCACCACCGCGACCACGCCGGAGGAGTGCACCGCCTCGGCGGCGAACACCACAGCGAACGGGATGATCAACGACAGCGCGTTGTCCAGCAGCGGGTCGGTGATCCGTCGGTGCAGGAAACCGAAGACCATCGCGCCGAGCGCGCCGATCAGGATGCCGCCGCCGGTGGCCCGCAGCACCTGAAGGCTGACGTCTGTGGCGCCGACCGCCGAGCCCGCGGTGGCCATCGTGGCGACCCGCAGCAGCACCAGCGCGGTGGCGTCGTTGACCAGGCTCTCCCCCTCCAGGATGGTGACCACCCGGCGGGGCAGCCCGACCCGACGCGCGACCGCCGTGGCGGCCACGGCGTCCGGTGGCGCGACCACCGCGCCGAGGGCCAGGCAGATCGCGAACGGCACCTGCGGCAGCAGCAGGTGCAGCACGAACCCGACCACGAACGCGGTGAACAGCACCAGGCCGACGGCGAGCAACAGGATGGGCCGAATGTTGTTCTTGAACGCCGGCACCGACGTCTCCAGCGCGGCGACGTAGAGCAGCGGAGGCAGGATGCCGATCAGCACCAACTCCGGGTCCAGCTCGACGTGCGGGACGCCGGGCACGAAGGAGAGCGCCAGGCCGAGCACCACAAGCACGATCGGCGCGAGCAGGCCGAGCCGGCGGGCGAGCGCGGCGCCGAGGGTGGCGATCGCCAGGAAGACGACGACCGGAAACAGGCTTTCCATGGGGTACGAGCCTAGGGGTGCGGTAGACCGGATCCTGATCAGCCGGTCGGCCGCAGCTTCGGCAGCACCTCGGCGCCGAACGCGTCGATGAAACCGCGCTGCTCCTGCCCCACGTGGTGCAGGGCGATCTGGTCGAAGCCGAGCGCGGCGTACTCCTCCAGCCAGCCGACGTGCCGGCCCAGGTCGGCCGAGACGTTCACCACCTGGGCGATCCGCTCGGACGGCACGTCGGCCGAGACCACGTCGAAGTGCTCGACGGTCTCCAGGTCCCAGCAGACCGGCGGGGCGAACACGTTGCTGCGCCACTGGTCGTACGCGAGCGCCTCGGCCTGCGCCTGCTCCGGCGCCCAGGAGACGTGCACCTGGAGGTGCAGTGGTCCGCGCCCGCCGGCGTCGCGGTACGCGTCGATCATCTCGCGCAGGTGCGCCACCGGGGCGTTCACGGTGATCAGGCCGTCGGCCCACTCGGCGCACCAGCGGGCGGTGGCCACGCTGACGGCGGCGCCGACGAGCGCGGGCGGCTCCTCGGGGCGGGTCCACAGCCGGGCCCGGTCCACCCGGACCAGACCGTCGTGGCTGACCTCCTCCCCGGCCAGCAGCGCCCGGATCACGTCCACGCACTCGCGCAGCCGGGCGGCGCGGACGTCCTTGCGCGGCCACGGGTCGCCGGTGATGTGCTCGTTGCTGGCCTCGCCGGTGCCCAGCGCCGCCCAGAACCGGCCCGGGTACATCGCGCCGAGGGTGCCGATCGCCTGCGCGATGATCGCCGGGTGGTAGCGCTGACCGGGGGCGTTGACCACGCCGAACGACATGCCGGTGGCCTGCAACGCGGCGCCCAGCCAGGACCAGGCGAAGCCGGACTCACCCTGCCGGGCGCTCCACGGGGAGAAGTGATCGGAGCACATGGCGGCGTCGAAGCCGGCCCGCTCGGCGTGGATCACCGCCTCCAGCAGCGCGCGGGGAGGGATCTGCTCGTGGGAGGCGTGGAATCCGAACGACGTCATGGGCGCACTTCCTACCCATGACGTCGTTCGCTGATGCGTACCGCTTCCGGAAGCTACTCGGCGTGCGCGCCGGCGCCGGCGGATGCCGCGCCCGCGCCCACCCAGACGGTCTTGATGTTGCAGAACTCCCGCATGCCCAGTTCGGACAGCTCACGGCCGTAGCCGGAGTTCTTCACGCCGCCGAACGGCAGCTCCGGGTAGGAGGTGGTCATCCCGTTGATGAAGACGTTGCCGGCGTCCAGGTCGGTGGCGAAGCGCTCCTGCTCGGCCGTGTCGCGGGTCCAGGCGTTCGAGCCGAGCCCGAAGCTGGTGCCGTTGGCGACCTCGATCGCCTCCTCGTACGAGGACACCCGGTACAGGCCGGCCGCCGGGCCGAAGACCTCCTCGGACCACATCCGCATCTCGGGCGTCAGGTCGGTGACCACCGTCGGCGGGTAGAACCACCCGTCGCCGGTGGGCAGCTCGCCGCCGCAGAGCACTGTCGCACCCCTGTCCGCCGCGTCGCGCACCTGGGCGTGCACCTCGTCGCGTCCCCGTTCGCTGGCCAGCGGGCCCACGTCGGTGTCCGGGTCCATCGGGTCGCCGACGCGCAGCGCGGCCATGTTCGCGGCGAACTTCTCGGCGAACGCGTCGAAGACGTCGGTGTGCACGATGAACCGCTTCGCGGCGATGCAGGACTGGCCGTTGTTCTGGCAACGGGCGGTGGTGGCCACCTCGGCGGCCCGGTCCACGTCGGCCGAGGGCATCACCACGAACGGGTCGCTGCCGCCCAGCTCCAGCACTGTCTTCTTCAACTCCCGGCCGGCGATCTGGGCGATGGAACGCCCGGCCGCCTCACTGCCGGTGAGGGTGGCGGCGCGTACCCGGGGGTCGGCGAGGATCCGCTCGACGGCGTCCGAGCCGACCAGCACTGTGGTGAACGCCCCCTCGGGGAAGCCGGCGCGACGGAACACGTCCTCCAGCAGCAGCGCCGTCTGCGGCACGTTCGAGGCGTGCTTGAGCAGGCCGGTGTTGCCGGCCATCAGCGCCGGGGCGGCGAAGCGCATCACCTGCCAGAGCGGGAAGTTCCACGGCATCACCGCGAGCACCACGCCGATGGGCTGGTAGCGGATGAATGCCCGGGTCGCCTTGACGGCGGCGGCGTCG
Proteins encoded in this window:
- a CDS encoding glycoside hydrolase family 9 protein is translated as MTPSRRRLLLAAATTLALTGAGAGAAHADPPPDAPEQIDNGDFSAGVSPWFSFGTGALAVTDGRLCTTVPGGLANPWDAGIGQDGVPLIAGAEYTLGFAVSATPGAAVKAVLQLGSAPYTTYAAVDATATGTAQRVEQTFTVPDDNPNAQLIFQVGGSAAAQTICLDDVSLRGGEPPAPYEPDTGPRVRVNQVGYLPGGPKNATVVTEATGPLPWQLRSAAGAVLASGTTTARGVDAASAQNVQTVDFSSYRTPGSGLTLTVDGETSHPFDISGTLYDRLRADSMQFFYAQRSGIAIDGDLIGDEYARPAGHLGVAPNKGDTSVPCQPGVCDYSLDVRGGWYDAGDHGKYVVNGGIATYQLLNTFERTKTAATAAGGAGLADSTLRVPERGNGTPDILDEARWELEFLLRMQVPAGKPLAGMVHHKIHDQNWTGLPLAPQDDPQPRELHPPSTAATLNLAATAAQCARLFAPYDAAFAGRCATAAKTAYAAAKAHPAVYASPTDGTGGGAYDDGTVTDEFYWAAVELYLSTGEQTYLTDLSASPHHTGDVFDPRGFGWQSVAALGRLDLATVPNGLPTAELTRVRASVTGAADAYLAELRRQAYGLPMPGDANSYFWGGNSSIINNAIVLATAFDLTRNATYRDGAVQAMDYILGRNALNISYVTGWGEHNAQNQHSRIFGHQLNPDLPHPPAGSLAGGANAALQDPFVAQLLAGCAPQFCYVDDINSYSTNEVAINWNSALAWISSFLADQGEAGAVPATTCSVSYANYGAWQGGTGFTAQLTVRNTGATAVNGWSVRFAFTGDQRVREAWLAKVTQAGATVTAKNESYNAKIAPGGTVTFGFNATTGGGANPNPGLVTVNGNACSLS
- a CDS encoding NADP-dependent succinic semialdehyde dehydrogenase, producing the protein MPHIATTNPATGEVLKTYEAMSTEQLDAAIERADIAYRQLRETTVDKRARWMNAAADLLDAERDEIARIMTTEMGKTYVAAQAEVTKCAAAARFYADRAPGFLADQPADAAAVKATRAFIRYQPIGVVLAVMPWNFPLWQVMRFAAPALMAGNTGLLKHASNVPQTALLLEDVFRRAGFPEGAFTTVLVGSDAVERILADPRVRAATLTGSEAAGRSIAQIAGRELKKTVLELGGSDPFVVMPSADVDRAAEVATTARCQNNGQSCIAAKRFIVHTDVFDAFAEKFAANMAALRVGDPMDPDTDVGPLASERGRDEVHAQVRDAADRGATVLCGGELPTGDGWFYPPTVVTDLTPEMRMWSEEVFGPAAGLYRVSSYEEAIEVANGTSFGLGSNAWTRDTAEQERFATDLDAGNVFINGMTTSYPELPFGGVKNSGYGRELSELGMREFCNIKTVWVGAGAASAGAGAHAE
- a CDS encoding UBP-type zinc finger domain-containing protein, whose product is MSCQHLTEAGTAEPRTPDECADCVAIGNTYWVHLRTCLSCGQVGCCDSSPNQHASKHYAATTHPVIRSAQPGEDWRWCFVDEEIG
- a CDS encoding HNH endonuclease signature motif containing protein — translated: MFEELAQAQAAIAACVDAPAWALTEPDLVAALDAAHRLEQRLAAVQLTLVRELDGRGTAQAQGVSSTAVWLRDRLRLTVPAARRMVDLAGALDAGAPGVRAALASGAISVEQARVIGDTVGTVHAAAGAEAADKAVGVLVEWAGQFEPTLLRRLGTRILDHVAPEVAEAAARAALEAEARRAARDRHVTLSELSDGRLRLSGSLDAEAAGLLRAAIDPLTAPSGPDDSRSPGQRRHDALADLCRLSLRTGELPEHGGEPAQLVVTTRFDALARHLDVGTLDTGLRLTPETVRRLACDAAVLPAVLGSAGQALDVGRQRRLVTGPLRRALVLRDRGCAFPGCDRPPRWCDAHHIRHWADGGDTSLANSVLLCGHHHRHVHRGEWAVRLGRDGHPDFVPPAWLDPDQVPRRNLYHRRT
- a CDS encoding Na+/H+ antiporter; translated protein: MESLFPVVVFLAIATLGAALARRLGLLAPIVLVVLGLALSFVPGVPHVELDPELVLIGILPPLLYVAALETSVPAFKNNIRPILLLAVGLVLFTAFVVGFVLHLLLPQVPFAICLALGAVVAPPDAVAATAVARRVGLPRRVVTILEGESLVNDATALVLLRVATMATAGSAVGATDVSLQVLRATGGGILIGALGAMVFGFLHRRITDPLLDNALSLIIPFAVVFAAEAVHSSGVVAVVVTGLALGHKLSQLLSAASRLQVGAFWRLVRFLLEGLVFLLVGLQLREVVRDLDEPAGSLVVITVAVLATVFLTRFVWLFPATYLARLVPRIRRRDPAPSAKIPVIIGWAGMRGVVTLAAALALPLTLADDEPYPRALFIWLAFAVIVVTLVGQGATLPLVARRLKLPQDDPVQDALSAAGVQQQASRAARDRLEELAEGAPAPVVDRLRRVLDDRTNMAWERLGGNERETPSQAYGRLRQQMIDAERDVFRAARDSGRIPEEVLVRAYRDLDLEESLLRQEVEQ
- a CDS encoding TIGR03885 family FMN-dependent LLM class oxidoreductase — its product is MTSFGFHASHEQIPPRALLEAVIHAERAGFDAAMCSDHFSPWSARQGESGFAWSWLGAALQATGMSFGVVNAPGQRYHPAIIAQAIGTLGAMYPGRFWAALGTGEASNEHITGDPWPRKDVRAARLRECVDVIRALLAGEEVSHDGLVRVDRARLWTRPEEPPALVGAAVSVATARWCAEWADGLITVNAPVAHLREMIDAYRDAGGRGPLHLQVHVSWAPEQAQAEALAYDQWRSNVFAPPVCWDLETVEHFDVVSADVPSERIAQVVNVSADLGRHVGWLEEYAALGFDQIALHHVGQEQRGFIDAFGAEVLPKLRPTG